Below is a genomic region from Micropterus dolomieu isolate WLL.071019.BEF.003 ecotype Adirondacks unplaced genomic scaffold, ASM2129224v1 contig_10205, whole genome shotgun sequence.
GGTCACTTCACAGCTCGGTCCTGGTCTCAGCTGGATCCCTGAGGAAGATCAACAAGAGACTCTGAGGCTCCACAGCAGGTAGGACGTCCTCCTCACTGAGAGGCTGTGTGTGCACTTGAGCTTCACAGGTCACTAACTAACTAAGTAAGTAACTCAGCAGCCAGCCTGACTGGTGCAGTCCTGGACTCATGGAAACATGAAGTGAAAGGCTGCAGCTGGTTCAGTCAGCATCTGTCCGAGCAGAAGGACAGAAAGATCAGACACATCCTGTCCAGTGTTGCCTTCAGGGTGCGTCTGACAGAACAGAGACGCTGTTAGAGTCACTACAGGCATTTCACTTTACTCCCATGAAGTCTGAACAGTctgtctgctgctctgtctccctctgcagGTTCAACACATCATGGCAACCCGTCAGTGCACCGTTGAGATTGACAATAAGTGCTCTGAGTACACCTTCTGTAACCCGCAGTgagtttgtttctctctgtgtgtctgttcttACATCATGgaaaccttttttaaatgtttacatgaGAGTATTGATATCAGCTGCAACACATCCTGGACTGCTGTCTGTACTGGATGATGTGTTTCTGATATGTAGAAAACAGTTGACTCTCTCACAGTGTCAAAGTCTTGACGTCTCTTCCCTGTCCGCCTCCTCAGGGTGTTCACTTACAGTGGATCCTATGAGAAGCCTTTGCCACCAACTCTCGGCCCCTCTGAATCTTGCAGCGCTCTGTTCATCAAGACTCCGAGCACAGCGTGTGGAGCTGTTGGAGTCTTCACCTATGAGCTGCAGAACAAATCCACAAAGAAATGTGATGGGAAAATGGCCGTCATGTACTCTGTTCCTTATGACTTCAACTTCTACTCTAACTATTACGCAATGGGCATCTTTGATGTGAATACAAAGTGTGATTACGACCTTTATAAAGAGATGTATTATGGGGCAGGGGCAGTGTTTGTCAGACGTGAAGCTAAAGACAGTCTGACTTACAAAGGCAAAGATGTGACCATCACAGCCACCATGTCAGACAGTTACACACCTGTCATCAAGGTGCAGGTATCTAACTGAAGCTTCCTTAAACTCTTCAGATCCTCTACATTGAACCAGTAATCCCAGTTGGCCCACTCAGATAGAAAGTCTGGTTCTGTTTCATCAGGTCCCTTTTCATTCTCTACGTtagtttctctttatatatctGCTGTCTGCTTAGATGCTGAACTTCGTTTCCTTGTTCTGGCACTGACTGTGTGTGATGACAATAAAGATGAATCTGATCTACTAAATATTTGTgtgataaaacacattttgttcatcttaaaactaaaaaactCTGGAAACATGCAGcgctgaaaaaagaaaacacaaagcagaaatAGTTGGTTTAATGTCGGCAGCTTTCTTTGTGTAACACCAGTGAAGAACTATTAAAAAGCAGCCTACATAATATCCACAATTTATGAGATAAACACAGTattgaagctgtcattctcaacgtccacatgaatattaaaatcccctacaataataactttgtccgttttaaggactaaagttgacaaaaactctgcaaattcagataagaattcagagtacgggtgtcgggtcggaaataaggaccggccgggccagtggAAGACCTGGtgcctaccctaaccaacgtaataaacacaataaaattactctattagatctcttctttagtcaaaaactgcgtagtcaaaaacttcactggagacggtcaagagtcggtgcaaaagagtttattccaataaaggacagataaacccgagcaagatccctgcaggtctcaggatggaactgaGTTGGTGGTCAGCTAACATCGCCATCACCTTCAGCTccaccttatctcctccttccaggtgggcgttacaccttaactccacctatagtgttcgctgaccactcctcccctttggtgaatttcttatcctctactgccatctaaTGGCCTTTTTCtcgtactgttttaccaaattaaccctttcattaatgtcACAATTTTCACCTTTTAGctattattacatgtaattattgttacaatttatctttctttatatttttgatattactggattagaaattcaccaatgtttcaacttcagtctcaccaaattttttaaaagttatacaggcataatttgacaccattaaaactcaaacacttataattgtattttttaaaagaattaacaAGGAATAACATATTTGGTACATGCATAACATGATTCAGTGAATAAGTACATGATTcaacaatgccaaccatgagggTGCTGTGT
It encodes:
- the LOC123965573 gene encoding DELTA-sagatoxin-Srs1a-like produces the protein MATRQCTVEIDNKCSEYTFCNPQVFTYSGSYEKPLPPTLGPSESCSALFIKTPSTACGAVGVFTYELQNKSTKKCDGKMAVMYSVPYDFNFYSNYYAMGIFDVNTKCDYDLYKEMYYGAGAVFVRREAKDSLTYKGKDVTITATMSDSYTPVIKVQVSN